The Pyrenophora tritici-repentis strain M4 chromosome 3, whole genome shotgun sequence genome has a window encoding:
- a CDS encoding TT-ORF1 multi-domain protein produces MAPAPRQLRGCSRRSACQSRVPDAGDNDEETEDEYLQDETGEDDVLAKGEAAWGIGGDEEAGSAGLD; encoded by the exons ATGGCT CCTGCTCCACGGCAGCTGCGTGGCTGCAGCCGTAGGTCGGCGTGTCAGTCTAGAGTGCCAGACGCCGGCGACAACGACGAAGAAACCGAAGATGAGTATTTGCAGGATGAGACCGGAGAGGATGACGTTCTCGCCAAGGGAGAAGCCGCCTGGGGTATCGGCGGAGATGAGGAGGCCGGCTCCGCCGGCTTGGATTAG
- a CDS encoding integral membrane protein, protein MLSNYHPIIGITVFALLFFQPILGFIHHVQYKKYSRRTVWSHGHLWLGRFIITLGMINGGLGLLLASDAPDSTGHAPSRGQIVAYSVFACIMWLLWAAAAIHGERKKVISRAAAANKEVETSTPRHPTDNKLPFAQRVYI, encoded by the exons ATGCTCAGCAACTACCATCCGATTATCGGCATCACCGTTTTCGCGCTGCTGTTTTTCCAACCTATCCTGGGCTTCATCCATCACGTTCAGTACAAGAAGTATAGTCGCCGAACAGTGTGGTCTCACGGACATTTGTGGCTCGGACGTTTTATCATTACCTTGGGTATGATCAACGGCGGTCTTGGTTTGCTTCTCGCTTCCGATGCCCCGGATTCCACCGGACATGCTCCAAGCCGGGGCCAAATCGTCGCATATAGTGTGTTTGCCTGTATCATGTGGCTGCTCTGGGCAGCAGCAGCTATTCATGGTGAGAGAAAGAAGGTGATTTCTAGGGCAGCGGCCGCAAACAAGGAGGTCGAAACTAGCACGCCGCGTCATCCCACTGACAACAAGTTGCCCTTTGC ACAACGAGTTTACATCTGA
- a CDS encoding mitochondrial 37S ribosomal protein uS9m — MASRELSRSLRRAVDVVGSRQRPQCQWTIRHAQWSLQTQPRISRCISTTAPRCAEVTEEELREPFTAAPAFDFAAKDEGGVDEKKNLLRTLRVVPASPSYFSAKPTFTDDFLSLSALLRKVATLPIISSTEAPKVAWKTIEQYRIMTNEPVKTARYHRMLQILRRLNRIHPQLMPEEVVQAMLRYKKPNQPGDIKPKPGVIDELGRAKGVGRRKTSSAVAWLVEGEGEALVNGKSLSQFFGRLHHRESAVWALKATQRLDKYNVFALVQGGGLTGQAEAMTLAVAKALLVHEPALKPALRRAGTITRDPRKVERKKPGHVKARKMPTWVKR, encoded by the exons ATGGCAAGCAGGGAGCTTTCGCGCAGTTTGCGGAGGGCGGTAGACGTCGTGGGAAGCCGGCAAAGGCCCCAATGCCAATGGACCATACGACACGCTCAATGGAGCCTCCAAACTCAACCCCGAATATCACGATGCATCTCCACCACGGCACCGCGATGTGCAGAAGTTACCGAGGAAGAGCTACGGGAACCTTTTACTGCGGCACCGGCGTTTGATTTTGCCGCAAAAGATGAAGGTGGCGTAGACGAGAAGAAGAACTTACTGCGAACGCTGCGCGTAGTCCCAGCATCACCGTCGTATTTCAGCGCAAAGCCTACCTTCACCGACGACTTCCTCTCGCTATCCGCCCTACTGCGCAAAGTCGCTACACTGCCCATAATATCGTCTACAGAGGCACCCAAGGTGGCGTGGAAGACGATTGAGCAGTACCGCATCATGACCAACGAGCCGGTCAAGACGGCGCGTTACCACAGGATGCTGCAGATACTCCGGAGGCTGAACCGTATACACCCCCAGCTCATGCCAGAAGAGGTGGTGCAAGCCATGCTGCGGTACAAGAAGCCAAACCAGCCTGGCGACATCAAGCCAAAGCCTGGTGTAATTGATGAGCTTGGGCGCGCCAAGGGTGTTGGGCGGAGGAAGACGTCGTCTGCTGTAGCTTGGCTGGTGGAGGGGGAGGGAGAGGCGCTTGTTAATGGAAAATCCCTCTCTCAGTTCTTCGGACGACTCCACCATCGGGAGAGCGCTGTGTGGGCACTCAAGGCTACTCAGCGGCTTGACAAGTACAACGTCTTTGCACTGGTGCAAGGCGGCGGTCTGACTGGTCAGGCAGAAGCAATGACTTTAGCAGTGGCTAAAGCATTGCTGGTCCATGAACCAGCGCTGAAGCCCGCGCTACGAAGAG CTGGAACCATCACTCGTGACCCAAGGAAGGTGGAGAGAAAGAAGCCAGGCCACGTCAAAGCGCGCAAGATGCCTACCTGGGTCAAGCGATGA
- a CDS encoding Gst, Glutathione S-transferase — MSFGKLYSYSGNPRTTSLLAVAKENGLDIEFVETEPAKGVSTEYLKLNKLGKVPTFEGADGFVLSECIAIAVYRKCYPACLFAPSCIK, encoded by the exons ATGTCTTTCGGAAAGCTTTACAGCTACTCG GGTAACCCGCGCACCACCTCTCTCCTGGCGGTCGCGAAGGAGAACGGCCTCGACATTGAGTTTGTCGAGACTGAGCCTGCCAAGGGTGTCTCAACTGAGTACCTGAAGCTCAACAAGCTCGGCAAGGTCCCTACCTTTGAGGGTGCTGACGGCTTTGTCCTCTCCGAGTGCATCGCCATCGCTGTCTACCGTAAGTGCTACCCCGCCTGCCTCTTCGCCCCTAGCTGCATAAAATGA
- a CDS encoding elongation factor 1 gamma domain-containing protein, which produces MTANLIGGFFTRLEASRKYLFGCCSVYGIANDSIIKGAFVVRGQEALPAFDVAPDVESYEFTKLDPTKEEDREFVNDQWSWDKPLVVGDKTYEWADGKVFK; this is translated from the exons ATGACCGCCAACTTGATCG GTGGTTTCTTCACTCGTCTCGAGGCCAGCCGCAAGTACCTCTTCGGCTGCTGCTCCGTGTACGGCATTGCCAACGACTCCATCATCAAGGGCGCTTTCGTCGTCCGTGGTCAGGAGGCGCTTCCCGCTTTCGATGTCGCTCCCGACGTTGAGAGCTACGAGTTTACCAAGCTCGACCCCACCAAGGAAGAGGACCGTGAGTTCGTCAACGACCAGTGGTCGTGGGACAAGCCCCTCGTCGTCGGCGACAAGACCTACGAGTGGGCCGACGGTAAGGTGTTCAAGTAA